In Halalkalicoccus sp. NIPERK01, one DNA window encodes the following:
- a CDS encoding glucoamylase, with product MTHSQQTTTSIVPQHVDAPIDDPAFHLDVLAELSYDADVDGAVPLASNPDNRYPYVYPRDVASITRAWLTALRCGVRPDECRDRIVEVARFLIAAQDNGWWYQRYGLDGEDQSIYQQEDNVAHGIRILSHAVLALDESDDLESAETAFLMDVVDCIEAAVTVIRSELYDANAHLIESTTSIHEGAIESGYTLWVNCAFLAALTQTADALDRIEAGDRPNDEPIVVDDAIQQVDELRSLLKPGVERCFAVDGTTVPRRYTLEGERDDRPDITLLAPAYFELDDVFGDHAVRAAERATASLEDPRLGGLQRFWGFHRDHDVHQHGGNGPWMQYTAWHAQFRYDLGERERGDEVLSTVTGHADADGHIPEHLSTRDRFEQFIEKEWNTGVDFEKEFDADVLRDVPFDRIAEELGHMRRAYDEMATALEDREVIAFAAPLAWCHAEFLTALLKRDECA from the coding sequence ATGACTCACTCTCAACAGACGACAACGAGCATCGTCCCACAGCACGTTGACGCGCCGATCGACGATCCGGCCTTCCACCTCGACGTGCTGGCGGAACTCAGCTACGACGCCGACGTCGACGGCGCGGTACCACTAGCCAGTAACCCTGACAACCGGTACCCCTACGTCTACCCCCGCGACGTCGCCTCGATCACCCGGGCCTGGCTTACAGCGCTCCGCTGCGGCGTCCGACCGGACGAGTGTCGGGACCGGATCGTCGAGGTGGCCCGCTTTCTGATCGCCGCGCAGGACAACGGCTGGTGGTATCAGCGGTACGGACTCGATGGAGAGGACCAATCGATCTATCAGCAAGAAGACAACGTCGCTCACGGGATCAGGATCCTCTCGCACGCGGTACTCGCGCTCGACGAGTCCGACGATCTCGAATCGGCGGAGACGGCATTCCTGATGGATGTCGTCGACTGTATCGAGGCGGCGGTAACGGTCATCCGATCGGAACTGTACGACGCCAACGCCCACCTGATCGAGAGCACGACGAGCATCCACGAGGGTGCGATCGAGTCCGGCTACACGCTATGGGTTAACTGCGCGTTTCTCGCCGCGCTGACACAGACGGCTGACGCGCTCGACCGGATAGAGGCTGGCGACCGACCCAACGACGAGCCGATCGTTGTCGATGATGCTATCCAGCAGGTCGACGAACTGCGCTCGCTGTTGAAGCCGGGTGTCGAACGCTGTTTTGCCGTCGACGGAACGACCGTCCCGCGTCGGTACACTCTCGAGGGCGAACGCGACGATCGTCCGGACATTACGTTGCTGGCTCCGGCCTACTTCGAACTCGACGACGTGTTTGGCGATCATGCCGTACGCGCCGCCGAGCGGGCGACGGCGAGCCTCGAGGACCCGCGGCTGGGTGGCCTCCAACGGTTCTGGGGCTTCCACCGCGACCACGACGTCCACCAGCATGGTGGCAATGGCCCCTGGATGCAGTACACGGCCTGGCACGCGCAGTTCCGCTACGACCTCGGCGAGCGGGAACGCGGCGACGAGGTACTCTCGACGGTCACCGGCCACGCCGACGCGGACGGCCACATTCCGGAACACCTCTCGACGCGCGACCGGTTCGAGCAGTTCATCGAGAAGGAGTGGAATACCGGCGTCGATTTCGAGAAGGAGTTCGACGCCGACGTGCTCCGAGACGTCCCGTTCGACCGGATCGCCGAGGAACTCGGTCACATGCGCCGGGCCTACGACGAGATGGCGACCGCGCTCGAGGACCGAGAGGTGATCGCCTTTGCGGCGCCGCTCGCGTGGTGCCATGCGGAGTTCCTAACCGCTCTGCTGAAGCGCGACGAGTGCGCTTAA
- a CDS encoding glycogen debranching N-terminal domain-containing protein, which yields MIPDGCALAVRDGVVCVVGEAGDVRPDRLKTGLYANDTQYLEEFSVRVTDRDAPESGWDRLDRRVGSDGVATVLVGGAPGEGRGDARRFLLQKAVSVDGNGVIVETTLRNYTSDERAVDVELTAASAFRHVFECPGYFVARDPVEREVTAADRESGARLAGTSPDGTTRSATIQLDGARTAAVEADCEIAKTTAERTLQIPSGESVSVVATAKLRPTRERVDLEFDPSVSMASVPNLFAAAEDTLRALMLPEGVPGAGAPRFVAPFGRDALLVGLQTLPFAPDLTRSALTYFAGRQASTADPDTLAKPGKIPHEGRRGDLPALGRSIRSPYYGTVDATPLFAALVAAYGEWAGEQAITDELYAAAVDAVEWTIAVGDEDGVLWYEPHDHEHGLTHQGWKDSARAIARPDGTAAAPPIALAEVQGYAYRALRGVSELAAGRGDDEFGARLDERATRLRGAFDREFWLPDENCYALALDADGTVDAVASNQGHALWGGIVPAERADNVIDRLLRPDMLTDAGLRTFSASHDAFDPLSYHRGSVWPHDTSIAAMGCARYGREDAASALVDRGLDVLATGATDPGRWGFPELLVGLDGTDVDAGRVQHPDSCEPAAWSAGSAFGFAQAALGLDVENGTPVADPAASLDGTMEATLHCRGRRYTVRYGDGSAVVAPSCSPSATATDDPERDSDHPEVTIDG from the coding sequence GTGATTCCCGACGGCTGCGCGCTAGCGGTTCGCGACGGCGTCGTCTGCGTCGTCGGGGAGGCGGGCGACGTTCGCCCCGATCGGTTGAAAACCGGCCTCTACGCCAACGATACACAATACCTAGAGGAGTTCTCGGTCCGTGTGACCGATCGGGACGCGCCCGAGAGCGGCTGGGACCGGCTCGACCGCCGCGTCGGGAGCGACGGCGTCGCGACCGTACTGGTCGGCGGCGCACCCGGCGAGGGTCGCGGCGACGCCCGACGATTCCTGCTGCAGAAAGCCGTCTCCGTGGACGGAAATGGAGTGATCGTCGAGACGACGCTCCGGAACTACACGTCCGACGAGCGCGCCGTCGACGTCGAACTGACCGCCGCGTCCGCGTTTCGACACGTCTTCGAGTGTCCAGGATACTTCGTCGCGCGCGACCCGGTCGAGCGCGAAGTCACCGCCGCGGACCGCGAGAGCGGCGCAAGGCTGGCGGGGACGTCCCCGGACGGGACGACCCGGAGCGCGACGATCCAACTGGACGGCGCCCGAACGGCGGCGGTCGAGGCGGATTGTGAGATCGCGAAGACGACCGCCGAGCGCACGCTGCAGATCCCGTCGGGCGAAAGCGTGTCCGTCGTCGCGACGGCGAAGCTTCGACCGACTCGGGAGCGGGTAGATCTGGAGTTCGACCCCTCGGTGTCGATGGCGTCGGTCCCGAACCTGTTCGCGGCCGCCGAGGACACACTTCGAGCGCTGATGCTCCCCGAGGGCGTTCCCGGGGCCGGCGCGCCGCGCTTCGTCGCGCCGTTCGGACGGGACGCGCTGCTGGTCGGCCTCCAGACGCTGCCGTTCGCGCCCGACCTGACCCGGAGCGCGCTGACGTACTTCGCTGGGCGGCAGGCGTCGACGGCCGACCCCGACACGCTCGCCAAACCCGGCAAGATCCCCCACGAAGGGCGCCGCGGCGACCTGCCGGCGCTCGGCCGGTCGATCCGCTCGCCCTACTACGGCACCGTCGACGCGACGCCGCTGTTCGCGGCGCTCGTCGCCGCCTACGGCGAGTGGGCGGGCGAGCAAGCGATCACCGACGAGCTGTACGCCGCCGCAGTCGACGCCGTCGAGTGGACGATCGCGGTCGGCGACGAGGACGGGGTACTGTGGTACGAACCCCACGATCACGAGCACGGGCTCACCCACCAGGGGTGGAAAGACAGCGCCAGAGCGATCGCCCGACCCGACGGAACCGCGGCGGCGCCGCCGATCGCCCTCGCGGAAGTACAGGGGTACGCCTATCGTGCACTCCGTGGCGTCTCGGAGCTCGCGGCAGGCCGCGGCGACGACGAGTTCGGAGCCCGACTCGACGAGCGGGCGACGAGGCTCCGCGGGGCGTTCGACCGCGAGTTCTGGCTCCCTGACGAGAACTGCTACGCGCTCGCGCTCGACGCCGATGGCACGGTCGATGCCGTCGCGTCGAACCAGGGCCACGCGCTCTGGGGCGGGATCGTCCCGGCGGAGCGCGCCGACAACGTGATCGACAGGCTGCTGCGTCCCGACATGCTGACCGACGCCGGACTCCGCACGTTCTCGGCGTCCCATGACGCGTTCGATCCGCTGTCGTACCACCGCGGTAGCGTCTGGCCCCACGACACCAGCATCGCTGCAATGGGGTGTGCGCGTTACGGCCGCGAGGACGCCGCGAGCGCGCTCGTCGACCGCGGCCTCGACGTGCTGGCGACCGGTGCTACCGATCCCGGCCGGTGGGGATTTCCCGAGCTGCTGGTCGGCCTCGACGGCACTGATGTCGACGCCGGCCGAGTCCAGCACCCCGACTCGTGCGAACCGGCCGCTTGGAGTGCCGGAAGCGCCTTCGGCTTCGCGCAGGCCGCGCTCGGCCTCGACGTGGAGAACGGCACCCCAGTCGCGGACCCGGCAGCATCCCTCGACGGTACGATGGAGGCAACACTGCACTGCCGCGGACGGCGATACACGGTTCGGTATGGCGACGGCTCGGCGGTTGTCGCACCATCGTGCAGTCCGTCGGCGACCGCGACCGATGATCCAGAGCGCGACAGTGACCACCCTGAGGTGACCATCGATGGCTGA
- a CDS encoding ABC transporter ATP-binding protein codes for MAVDHSSTTDGVDADALGSDESSSIRLRGVTKRFGDLVAVEALDLTIRDGELLVLLGPSGCGKSTTLRMIAGLEVPSEGRIEIGDEEVTETLPQKRDLSMVFQSYALYPHKTVRGNLAFPLGKMDVEEDETEDRIRRTAELLEIDDLLDNKPGQLSGGQRQRVALGRTIVREPKAFLMDEPLSNLDAKLRVQTRSELRSLQQRLGTTTVYVTHDQQEAMSLADRIAVMNDGKLQQVGTPKEVYENPVNEFVAGFLGEPAMNFLDPDRLAEDEGDDRFTKAATVGVRPEDVVIAEETDETADGGRTYELDGEVLVVEPLGNAYEVEVDYGGDRITARLRDRPETISRNSAVTLRLPADAIHRFAADGEVIDG; via the coding sequence ATGGCGGTCGATCACTCCTCCACGACCGACGGTGTCGACGCCGACGCGCTCGGTTCGGACGAGAGTTCATCGATCCGGCTCCGCGGGGTCACCAAGCGGTTCGGCGACCTCGTGGCCGTCGAGGCCCTCGACCTGACGATTCGGGACGGCGAGTTGCTCGTTCTGCTGGGTCCCTCGGGCTGTGGCAAGTCGACGACGCTGCGGATGATCGCCGGGCTAGAGGTGCCCTCCGAGGGGCGTATCGAGATCGGCGACGAGGAAGTCACCGAAACGCTCCCCCAGAAGCGGGATCTCTCGATGGTGTTCCAGAGCTACGCGCTGTACCCTCACAAGACCGTTCGGGGGAACCTGGCGTTCCCGCTCGGGAAGATGGACGTCGAGGAGGACGAGACCGAGGACCGGATCCGCCGCACCGCCGAACTGCTGGAGATCGACGACCTGCTGGACAACAAGCCGGGGCAGCTCAGCGGCGGCCAGCGCCAGCGCGTCGCGCTTGGCAGGACCATCGTCCGCGAACCCAAGGCGTTCCTGATGGACGAGCCCCTCTCGAACCTCGACGCGAAGCTGCGCGTCCAGACTCGATCGGAGCTGCGCAGTCTCCAGCAGCGACTCGGCACGACGACGGTCTACGTCACGCACGACCAGCAAGAGGCGATGAGCCTGGCCGACCGGATCGCGGTGATGAACGACGGCAAACTCCAGCAGGTCGGCACACCGAAGGAGGTCTACGAGAATCCGGTCAACGAGTTCGTCGCCGGCTTCCTCGGAGAGCCGGCGATGAACTTCCTCGACCCCGATCGACTGGCGGAGGACGAGGGCGACGACCGGTTCACGAAGGCGGCAACCGTCGGCGTCCGTCCGGAGGACGTCGTAATCGCTGAAGAGACCGACGAGACGGCCGACGGCGGCCGGACGTACGAACTCGATGGCGAGGTACTCGTCGTCGAGCCGCTGGGCAACGCCTACGAGGTAGAGGTCGACTACGGCGGCGACCGGATCACCGCGCGCCTGCGTGACCGGCCGGAGACGATCAGTCGAAACTCGGCCGTGACGCTTCGGCTGCCGGCCGACGCGATCCACAGGTTCGCTGCCGACGGCGAGGTGATCGACGGGTGA
- a CDS encoding carbohydrate ABC transporter permease: MSTKQSTHRYVVDSFKTALGVGENTLETSLAERVVFYVALGLTLLVTLFPFYYMALASLLPESSLYTLPPTLLPQDLTLEHYRIVFGPETFPFLTYFKNSFVIATTTAGASVLVATFGAYSFSRLDYRGRGIISRGVLMVYMFSGILLVVPMFQVIVWLGFVDSLASLFITYLVQTLPVSLYMLGNYFRSIPEEIEEAAIMDGYSRLEVIWKITLPLSAPAIVAVFFFTFMIAWNEYLFASIFLQSQGVYTLPIGIEALASSFRQVWGQIMAASLLTSIPLIVMFTYLEKFMVEGLTFGAVEG; the protein is encoded by the coding sequence ATGAGCACGAAACAATCCACACACCGATACGTCGTCGACTCATTCAAGACCGCGCTCGGCGTCGGCGAGAACACGCTCGAGACGTCGCTGGCCGAACGCGTCGTGTTCTACGTCGCGCTCGGTCTGACGCTGCTCGTCACGCTGTTTCCGTTCTACTACATGGCCCTGGCGAGCCTGTTGCCCGAGTCGAGCCTGTACACGCTGCCACCGACGCTGCTCCCGCAGGATCTGACGCTTGAGCACTACCGGATCGTGTTCGGGCCGGAGACGTTCCCGTTCCTGACGTACTTCAAGAACAGCTTCGTCATCGCGACGACGACCGCGGGCGCGTCCGTGCTCGTCGCCACGTTCGGGGCGTACAGCTTCTCACGGCTCGACTACAGGGGCCGCGGGATTATCTCCCGGGGCGTGCTGATGGTGTACATGTTCTCGGGGATCCTGCTGGTAGTCCCGATGTTTCAGGTGATCGTCTGGCTCGGATTCGTCGACTCGCTGGCGAGCCTGTTCATCACGTACCTGGTGCAGACGCTCCCGGTGTCGCTGTACATGCTGGGCAACTACTTCCGATCGATCCCCGAGGAGATCGAAGAAGCGGCGATCATGGACGGCTACTCCCGGCTCGAAGTGATCTGGAAGATCACGCTCCCGCTGTCGGCGCCCGCGATCGTGGCCGTGTTCTTCTTCACGTTCATGATCGCGTGGAACGAGTACCTGTTCGCCAGCATCTTCCTCCAGTCCCAGGGCGTGTACACGCTGCCGATCGGTATCGAGGCACTGGCCTCGAGCTTCCGGCAGGTCTGGGGCCAGATCATGGCGGCGTCGCTGCTGACCAGCATCCCGCTGATCGTGATGTTCACCTACCTGGAGAAGTTCATGGTCGAAGGACTGACCTTCGGGGCGGTGGAGGGGTAA
- a CDS encoding trehalase family glycosidase, with product MTDTLDLSQTGQDTRLEERRVVIEDYEAFPCLCIREQVITCNVNDPPDDLNTFYYALESELSQWERAVENQKRAQQYTQAGEKRQRAVEELCWDDKAGFYFDYCWSEGQRTKTWSLAAVAPLFCGMATEDQAAAIATRLEERFLHPGGLATTLAESGEQWDYPNGWVPLHWMAVVGLYRYGHDRLAEIIAGR from the coding sequence GTGACGGATACTCTTGACCTCTCTCAAACAGGTCAAGATACCCGTCTAGAGGAGCGAAGAGTCGTTATCGAGGATTACGAGGCCTTTCCGTGTTTGTGCATCCGTGAGCAGGTGATCACCTGCAATGTCAACGATCCCCCGGACGACCTGAATACGTTCTATTATGCACTAGAGTCTGAACTCTCACAGTGGGAACGAGCGGTTGAGAATCAAAAACGTGCCCAACAGTACACTCAAGCCGGAGAGAAACGACAACGTGCAGTTGAGGAACTATGTTGGGACGACAAAGCGGGTTTTTACTTCGATTACTGCTGGTCTGAGGGTCAACGGACCAAGACATGGTCGCTTGCAGCAGTTGCGCCGCTGTTTTGCGGGATGGCAACGGAAGACCAAGCAGCTGCGATCGCAACCCGTCTTGAAGAACGCTTTTTGCACCCCGGCGGGTTGGCAACGACGCTGGCGGAGTCAGGCGAACAGTGGGATTACCCGAATGGGTGGGTCCCACTTCACTGGATGGCAGTCGTCGGTCTCTATCGGTATGGCCATGACCGACTCGCAGAGATAATTGCGGGCCGGTAG
- a CDS encoding carbohydrate ABC transporter permease, producing MATLTRSGDRTIEEKEALLGYALIAPALLLIGAVILYPVLYNVYLSFTVVPLSPDQSPEWIGLGHYYSLFESSQFWSALRTTIVFTFFSTTLATLGGLGTALLFNRSFRGRRYLRGMVLLPYVAPLISVAFVWRFMLDPLYGIFPYIGSDLLGLYSGNIDLLSNGDTAIWTVILIDAWRYFPFAFLMLIARVQAIPGDMYEAAKIDGASKFAQFKDITLPELKYILATVFLLRWIWNFNKFADIWLLTRRVDTLPIYAYKVAFANYQHGQAAAISMVLFLALIVFVLAYVAWALDW from the coding sequence ATGGCCACACTCACCCGTAGCGGCGATCGGACGATCGAGGAGAAGGAGGCGCTGCTAGGCTACGCGCTGATCGCCCCCGCGCTGCTGTTGATCGGGGCGGTGATCCTCTATCCGGTGTTGTACAACGTCTACTTGAGTTTCACCGTCGTGCCGCTGAGTCCGGACCAGTCGCCCGAGTGGATCGGTCTGGGCCACTACTACAGCCTGTTCGAGAGCAGCCAGTTCTGGTCGGCGCTCCGGACGACGATCGTGTTTACGTTCTTCAGCACGACGCTCGCGACACTGGGCGGTCTCGGGACGGCATTGCTGTTCAACCGCTCGTTTCGCGGTCGACGGTACCTTCGGGGGATGGTCCTGCTGCCGTACGTCGCACCACTGATCTCGGTCGCGTTCGTCTGGCGGTTCATGCTCGACCCGCTGTACGGGATCTTCCCGTACATCGGCAGCGACCTCTTGGGACTGTACAGTGGCAACATCGACCTGCTGAGCAACGGCGACACCGCGATCTGGACGGTAATTCTGATCGACGCCTGGCGGTACTTCCCGTTTGCGTTCCTGATGCTGATCGCGCGGGTCCAGGCGATCCCCGGCGACATGTACGAGGCCGCGAAGATCGACGGCGCCTCGAAGTTCGCGCAGTTCAAGGACATCACGCTACCGGAGCTCAAGTACATCCTGGCGACGGTGTTCCTGCTGCGGTGGATCTGGAACTTCAATAAGTTCGCGGACATCTGGTTGCTGACCCGCCGGGTCGACACGCTGCCGATCTATGCGTACAAAGTAGCGTTCGCAAACTACCAGCACGGACAGGCGGCCGCGATCTCGATGGTGCTATTCCTGGCGCTCATCGTGTTCGTCCTCGCGTACGTCGCCTGGGCGCTGGACTGGTGA
- a CDS encoding ABC transporter substrate-binding protein: MTDPEIGHERRTVLKGIGTTMLAGGIAGCMGGGGDGGGDSEGTTYWTTNVEQDRQKVLESLIDSYESDGDGTIDMVPVEEGDLPTQISSARASGTLPAFGEWGLDPMQNLGSEGLLSTESAEAVVDSVGRDDFYEGALSLATSSEDDLLAVPAHGWVQGFWYRQSAFDDAGLSAPTTWDAILEAARTLHDPDNDQYGVVVGSDETPFARQCFTPYARSNGARVLNGDGEVVFDSPEMVEALEFYGSLAQYSPPGADTFDTANNTYLNEQCHLVMYSSYIMGDISSNAEGMAGDTSFAPYIERDRRSSFGQLVLFNVLDSASDSDRETAEAFIEHVLTGDQYVDFLHMAPGGMNPVLQSTVESEAYRDNETLQEWGQETLSNISGAFDNIERFGYVDGQMIPVFGEITSRNLIAQAVRRVSEGEDAQSVADDVAGQMRDVVN; encoded by the coding sequence ATGACAGATCCGGAGATCGGGCACGAACGGCGGACAGTGCTGAAAGGTATCGGCACGACGATGCTCGCTGGCGGTATCGCGGGCTGTATGGGTGGTGGAGGGGACGGCGGAGGTGACAGCGAGGGAACGACGTACTGGACCACGAACGTCGAACAGGACCGTCAGAAAGTATTGGAGAGCCTGATCGACAGCTACGAATCCGACGGGGACGGCACGATTGACATGGTCCCTGTCGAGGAAGGGGACCTACCGACGCAGATCTCCTCGGCCCGGGCCTCCGGGACGCTTCCGGCCTTCGGTGAGTGGGGACTCGACCCGATGCAGAACCTTGGTAGCGAGGGCCTACTCTCGACGGAATCCGCGGAGGCAGTCGTCGACAGCGTCGGTCGCGACGACTTCTACGAGGGCGCGCTGTCGCTGGCAACGTCCTCGGAGGACGACCTGCTCGCCGTGCCAGCCCACGGCTGGGTGCAGGGGTTCTGGTACCGCCAGAGCGCGTTTGATGACGCCGGACTGTCCGCACCGACGACCTGGGACGCCATCCTCGAGGCCGCCCGGACGCTACACGACCCCGACAACGACCAGTACGGCGTCGTCGTCGGCTCCGACGAGACACCGTTCGCTCGCCAGTGTTTCACTCCCTACGCGCGCTCGAACGGCGCACGGGTGCTGAACGGTGATGGGGAGGTCGTGTTCGACAGCCCAGAGATGGTCGAGGCGCTCGAGTTCTACGGCTCGCTGGCGCAGTACAGTCCGCCGGGTGCCGACACGTTCGACACTGCCAATAACACGTACCTCAACGAGCAATGCCACCTGGTCATGTACTCGTCGTACATCATGGGCGACATCTCCAGCAACGCCGAGGGAATGGCCGGCGACACGTCGTTCGCACCGTACATCGAACGCGATCGGCGCAGCTCGTTCGGGCAGCTCGTGCTGTTCAACGTTCTCGACTCGGCCTCGGATTCGGACCGCGAGACCGCCGAGGCGTTCATCGAACACGTGCTCACCGGCGACCAATACGTCGACTTCCTGCACATGGCGCCCGGTGGGATGAACCCGGTGCTCCAGTCGACGGTCGAGAGCGAAGCCTACCGCGACAATGAAACGCTTCAGGAGTGGGGCCAGGAGACGCTGAGCAACATCTCCGGTGCGTTCGACAACATCGAGCGGTTCGGCTACGTCGACGGTCAAATGATCCCTGTATTCGGGGAGATCACGAGCCGCAACCTCATCGCGCAGGCCGTCAGACGAGTGTCGGAAGGGGAGGATGCCCAGTCGGTCGCCGACGACGTGGCCGGCCAGATGCGCGACGTGGTCAACTGA
- a CDS encoding TrmB family transcriptional regulator: MNEDELRAGLQDAGLSQYEADAYLAVLERGTAPAVKIAEQTGIPKSRIYDVLEDLERDDYVETFEQDSTLAARPRDPTEVMTDLQQRANRLATTAEAIEDRWERPEIRGHKISIVKRFDSVVEQFRAAAADATNRIQIAVSPSQFETVRPALEDAVDRGVFVKLCVVTGLEDPHVVDDMSFGDVATEVRHRTLPAPFTALIDRSHTFFSSQSHPSDQYGIIIDDLTLTYVFHWYFQGALWGTWPSVYDSIGEGTKLEYVDVRECVQDIAPIVNDGTAIPATVRGFNVRTGEDITLSGDITEIISVSTPDDDGALTLTQLAGQATIVLESDGQEYGIGGRGATLEDIEATRIVLDQPDDWG, encoded by the coding sequence ATGAACGAAGACGAATTGCGAGCCGGGTTGCAAGATGCCGGGCTCTCGCAGTACGAGGCCGACGCGTACCTTGCCGTACTAGAGCGGGGTACCGCGCCGGCCGTCAAGATCGCCGAGCAAACGGGCATCCCGAAGTCTCGGATCTACGACGTTCTCGAGGATCTCGAACGGGACGACTACGTCGAGACGTTCGAGCAAGACTCCACGCTGGCGGCCCGTCCGCGCGACCCGACGGAGGTGATGACGGACCTACAGCAGCGCGCGAATAGGCTCGCGACGACCGCGGAAGCGATCGAAGACCGCTGGGAGCGCCCCGAGATACGGGGGCACAAAATCTCGATCGTCAAGCGGTTCGACTCCGTTGTCGAACAGTTCCGGGCCGCTGCCGCGGACGCGACCAACCGGATCCAGATCGCAGTCTCACCCTCCCAGTTCGAGACCGTCCGACCGGCGCTCGAAGACGCCGTCGATCGCGGCGTGTTCGTCAAGCTCTGTGTGGTGACGGGGCTCGAAGATCCTCACGTCGTGGATGATATGTCGTTCGGGGACGTCGCGACCGAGGTTCGACACCGGACGCTCCCTGCCCCGTTCACCGCGCTCATCGACCGATCTCACACGTTCTTCTCGTCACAGTCCCACCCGAGCGACCAGTACGGGATCATCATCGACGATCTTACGCTGACGTACGTGTTCCACTGGTACTTCCAGGGTGCGCTCTGGGGGACTTGGCCGTCCGTGTACGACTCGATCGGGGAGGGTACCAAGCTAGAGTACGTCGACGTCCGCGAGTGCGTCCAGGACATCGCGCCGATCGTCAACGACGGGACGGCGATCCCAGCTACCGTCCGCGGGTTCAACGTCCGGACGGGCGAGGATATCACGTTGTCTGGCGATATCACGGAGATCATCTCGGTGAGCACGCCCGACGACGACGGGGCGCTGACGCTGACCCAGCTCGCGGGCCAGGCGACGATCGTGCTCGAATCCGACGGCCAGGAGTACGGTATCGGCGGCCGAGGCGCGACGCTGGAAGACATCGAGGCGACTCGGATCGTGCT
- a CDS encoding ABC transporter ATP-binding protein: MAELTLQNVTKVYDDADGTETAVDEASLTVRNGEFLVLVGPSGCGKSTTLRMIAGLETVTDGEIEIGDRAVHHLAPSERDVAMVFQSYALYKRMTARENMGYGLKHSTDMSSDERDRRVRESAELLGIEELLDDKPAEMSGGQKQRVALGRAIVRDPDVFLLDEPLSNLDAKLRSHMRTELQRIQEDLGVTAVYVTHDQTEAMTMADRIAIMDDGVVQQVDPPEVAYDHPNNEFVGAFLGSPSMNVLDAVAREDGDAYAIDVDGTTLGRIPRDAVDDDLDGEAVRFGVRPEDLRLDDPSARASESCQFRAAVTVTEYQGNDNFVYLDVAGRSLTARVPPRVYPDPGDELPVGVAAEDVFLFDPDTTASIKTRGVSGECTDTQPITHG; this comes from the coding sequence ATGGCTGAACTCACGCTCCAGAATGTTACGAAAGTTTACGACGACGCCGATGGAACCGAGACCGCGGTTGACGAGGCATCCCTAACGGTCAGGAACGGCGAATTTCTCGTCCTCGTCGGCCCCTCGGGCTGTGGCAAGTCGACGACGCTGCGGATGATCGCCGGGCTGGAGACGGTGACCGACGGCGAGATCGAGATCGGAGATCGAGCGGTCCACCACCTCGCGCCCAGCGAGCGGGACGTCGCGATGGTGTTCCAGAGCTACGCGCTGTATAAGCGCATGACTGCACGCGAGAACATGGGCTACGGGCTCAAACATTCGACCGATATGTCGAGCGATGAGCGCGACCGACGAGTCCGCGAGAGCGCGGAGCTGCTCGGAATCGAGGAACTGCTCGACGACAAGCCCGCGGAGATGAGCGGCGGGCAGAAACAACGCGTCGCGCTCGGGCGGGCGATCGTCCGTGACCCGGACGTGTTCCTGCTCGACGAGCCACTGAGCAACCTCGATGCGAAGCTCCGATCGCACATGCGGACCGAACTCCAGCGTATCCAGGAGGATCTAGGCGTGACCGCCGTGTACGTCACGCACGACCAGACCGAGGCGATGACGATGGCCGATCGGATCGCGATCATGGATGACGGCGTCGTCCAGCAGGTCGATCCACCGGAGGTCGCTTACGACCACCCGAACAACGAGTTCGTTGGGGCGTTCCTCGGCAGTCCGTCGATGAACGTCCTTGACGCCGTCGCCCGCGAGGATGGTGACGCCTACGCGATCGACGTTGACGGCACGACGCTCGGCCGAATCCCGCGGGACGCTGTCGACGACGACCTCGATGGCGAGGCGGTTCGCTTCGGCGTACGGCCGGAGGACCTCCGTCTCGACGATCCGTCGGCCAGAGCATCGGAATCGTGCCAGTTCCGGGCCGCCGTCACGGTCACCGAGTACCAGGGCAACGACAACTTCGTTTATCTCGACGTCGCCGGGCGATCGCTCACGGCGCGCGTGCCGCCACGCGTATATCCCGATCCCGGCGACGAGTTGCCCGTTGGCGTCGCTGCGGAGGACGTTTTCCTGTTCGACCCCGACACGACGGCGTCGATCAAAACTCGCGGCGTCAGCGGCGAATGCACCGATACACAACCGATCACTCACGGCTAA